The Mycobacterium haemophilum DSM 44634 sequence GCAACGTGACGCGAAGGGCGCACGTGACGAGCCTTTGCGTGCAGCAGACACCGACCGCATCCAGATTGCGCAGTTGCTGGCCTACGCCGCTGAGCAAGGCCGCCTGGAGCTGAAAGACTACGAAGACCGGCTTACCAGGGCATATGCGGCGACAACGTACCAGGAACTGGAGCAGCTGCGGGCCGATCTGCCAGGTTCGCAAGTAAACGCCCGCAGAGGCGGCAATCCCAATCCGGCGCCATCAACGCTGCTGCTGGCCCTGATGAGCGGATTTGAGCGGCGCGGCCGATGGAATGTGCCGAAGAAGTTGACCACATTCTCGCTGTGGGGCAGCGGGGTGCTGGATTTGCGCTACGCGGACTTCACCTCGACAGAGGTTGAACTCCACGCGTACTCAGTGATGGGTGTGCAGACTATTTTGCTGCCACCCGAAGTCAACGTGGAGATCAGCGGCCACGGTGTGATGGGCAGCTTCGACCGCCAAGTGCTAGGCCAAGGCACACCAGGCGCACCGACGGTGAAAATCCGCGGCTTCTCGCTGTGGGGCGGCGTGGGCATCAAACGCAAGGCCCGCAGGCCCCGCAGGTAGCAGAAAACCGGTCTGCTCACGCACTCGGCGGTGACTGGCTGACACCCGATGCTCGTGCCATACTCCGGCGAGAAATGCCGAGGGTGTGGATTTGATCCGGGCAGGGGGCGGTTATGGCCGAAGAGTTGCGGGCAATTCCTGACATACTCTGCTACGCGGGTAATGAGCTGGCCGAGCATGGCGATTCGTTGCTGGTGTTACAGCAGTCCTGCCGCCGCGAAGCGGAGAACGCTCAGCCGGGATGGGTCGGCTCGTCGGCGGCCGCGTTGTCGGGGTTGCTTGATCGGTGGGCGATAGCCAGCACCAATCACATCGGCCGCTTCAGTGAGCATGCCGGTGGCATGTATGTCGCCGCTACCGGATTCACCGCATCCGAACAGCGCAACGCCACCGCCCTGGCCCAGGTGAATGACACCGTCGACGGTGAAATCTGACCCACGCCATGACGTTGAACCTGGTTGATATTGAGCACTGGGATCCCGCGGCGATCACAACAGTCTTTGGGGCTGCGACCAAGCGGGCGCACGGCACCCGCACCGCATCGGACGCGCTGCGCGAAATCATGCGGTTGCTCGATTTTGGCGGTGACACCGCAGCAGCGGCCCAGGCAGCGACCTACCGCACCGCGCTTATCCTCGACACCCACGCCGACGCCTGCGAAGCCGCCGCGAGGGCCGCGGAGAAGTCGGCTGACGAGGTTGCTGCGATCAAGTGGCGATTGCAGATGATTCGTCAGACAGCCCTGGACCATCAGCTCACGATTGTCGACACCACCGGTGCGGTATTGCCGCCTTCCAACTTGTCGTCATTAACCGCCGGGGCCCAGAACTGCATCCTTGACACCGCAATCATGCTGAGGGAGAACATCAGCCAGCTGTTGGCTGATGCAGAGACCGCAGATGAAGATCTGGCGGCGGCGGTTCGCGGTGCCGGCGGTGAGCTGTCCCCCGAACAGGTCGACGCCGAAATCAGCCACGAGCCACCCAGAATGCCGCATCTGCCACCGCCAGGCAGTAGTCCCGATGTGGTCAACACGTGGTGGCGTTCACTGATTCCGTACCAGCAGGATCGGGTTAAACAGTGGTTCGGAAACACCATCCGCAACCTCGACGGCATCCCGACCGAGGTTCGCGACGAGCTCAATATTCCTGTGCTGCAACGTGAAATTACCCGGCTGCAGAACGGTTGGTGCGACGGTAACGGGGTCTGGCACCAGGACACCGACAAGTTGGCGGATCTCAAGCAGCTGCGAGATACCTTGACCGCACACCGAGGCGTCAGCTTGATACTGCTGGACACCATCAGCAATCCCGACAAGGTGCTTGCGGCCGTTGGGGTCGGCGATGTCGACAACGCACTACGTGTCGGAGTCACCGTCGGTGGGATGAACGCGCGGGTCAGCTCCACCGTTGCACAGATGGTTAGCGAAGCCCACGCCCAGCGCAACAAGGCAGTCGATTTGCGCAAACGAGCCGGCGTCGCGAATCCCGGTGCGGTGGCTTGTGTTAGCTGGCTGGGCTATGACACGCCGGATAGCCTCCGAGAGGTCACCCACGACTGGCTCGCCCGCGCTGGCGCGGGGCCGCTGAACAGCTTCTATAAGGGCTTGGCGGCCACCACCGCTGTGGCGGATCAGCACATCACCGCGTTTGGGCATTCCTACGGGTCGCTCACCACCAGCCTGGCGTTGCAGCAGGGCGCACCCGTCCACGACGTCGTCTTGTATGGCTCACCAGGTGCCGAGCTCAGCAACGCCGCTGCGCTTGGCGTTGAACCTGGACATGCCTATTACATGATCGCGGGCAACGACGCGGTCGCCGGCCTGATTCCTTTTACCGGCGTGTTCGGCCGGGGCCTGCAAGATGTGCCTGGCTTCATCGAGCTATCCACCCAGTCAGGTTTCGCTCTGGATGGAAAATCCGGTGATGGGCAGTGGAATTGCGGCGCATACGGGCACGCCGAATATACTCGCGTCGACGCCAACCAACGGCTGCGCATGAGTGGCTACAACTTGGCCGCGGTGCTGGCAGGATTGCCGAACGACCTGATCAAACCACCGCCTCCGGCGATCCCGCCGCAGCAGGCGCCAATCATCATCGCCGGGCCGTAGTCATGAACAAACGCGGGGTCGTGGTAGCGGTGCTGAGCGCGATGGCAGCGGTGCTCACCGGATGCGTTGATCCCGCAACCTACAACCCCAACCCGATACCAGGGCATGGCGAGTTGGACCGTCTACAGAAAATTGTCAACCAGCGGCCAGACCTGGAAACCGTTGTGCAGCAGCTCGCCAGCATCGACGTCACAATCCGCGCAACAATCACGAAATACTCATCGGCAACCCAATTTTCGACAGTACAAGTTTCGCACCAAATCAACGGCTGCAGTGGCCCGTTCATCGCTGCCATAGGTCGGCAGCAGGATACCGATCTGTTCTTCGGCAGCCCTGCTCCAACGTCGGCGCAATGGCTGCAGATCGTGACCGAGTTGGCACCGGTGTTCGCGGCGGCGAACTTTCGGCCCAACAACTCCGCGCCCGGGAGCCCGCCATTGCCGCTGGGCGCACCCAACAATTCCCAAATCAGCGACGACGGTGCGTTGATCAACCTGGTCAACGGCGACAGCGACAGCCCGTTGGATTACTCCACCGACACAGGCTGTCATCTCCCGGCCGCTTGGCGCACGGCGCCGCCACCACCGAGCATGCGGCCCGGAAACGACCCGAACGTGCACTACCCGTACCTGTACGAGTCCCCAGGTGGCCGGGGCTAGGTCACCTACGGCGTGGGCGAAAGTGCAACTACCGACACGTTTCCCGAGTAGCGGCGTAGCCAGTTGCACTTTCGCGGTTCAACTAGTCGCGATCGCCGCTAGCGACGCCGCCGCGACCGCAGGTAGTCGCCCACCACGGCCGCTCCCAGCCCGTCGAGATCAGGCACCACAACGCGCCCCTCGACTCGTCGCGCAACCTGGTCGATAAACCGTGCCAGGCCGGGATCACTGCCTAGCCGGAAGATCGTGACTTGCGCACCTAACCTTGCCATATCGTCGAACCCACGCACGGTGTGGGCGATGGTCCGCGGATGCGGCGGGTAATCAAAAAACACCGCAGAACCGTCGCCGTCGACGTCCTCCAGGTGGGCGGTCGGCTCACCGTCGGTCACCACCAGCACAACGGGCTGCGCGCTTGGGTGTCGGCGCAGGTGACGGCCCGCCAGCGCGAGCGCGTGATGCAGGTTGGTGCCCTGCTCGTAGACGCCTTCCAACCCGGTCAGCTCGGCGGCTGTCACCGTCCGGGCATACCGACCAAACGCGATGATTTGCAAGGCATCCGACCGGAACCGCGTGCACACCAGGTGGTTGAGCGCGAGCGCCGTTCGTTTCATCGGCAGCCAGCGATTCTCCATCACCATCGAAAACGAGGTATCCACCAATAAAGCAACCGCAGCCTGGGTGCGCGTCTCGGTCTCGGAAACCTCCACGTCGTCGACTGCTATCCGGAGTGGGCCACTCGGCCCATTCAGCGGGGCTGTTCCCGCCTGCCGCAACACCGCGTTGGTCAGCGTGCGGGAGATGTGCCACGGCTCGGTGTCACCGAACTGCCACGGGCGAGTCGCGCCGGTGAGCTCGCCGGCAGCCCCGGAGCGCCGATGGTCACGTTCGCCACGCCGGCCGGAAAGTTGTTGCACCACATCACGTAACGCCGTCTCACCGAGCCGGCGCATGGCCTTGGGGGAAAGCCGCCACTGGCCGTCGGAACCGCGATCCAGGAAACCCTGATTGACCAGCGCGCGTTCTAATTCCGCGAGTGTTCGAGCATCGATCGCGGCCTGGTCGCCGAGCTGGCGGGCCAGCGCGTCCAGGTCCACGTCGTCCATGGTGGCGCCCGGATAGCTCTGCGACAGCTGCTCGGCGAGCTGCTCCAACTCGGCGATATCGGTCAACGCCTGGGTGCCTTCGCTCATGCCGAACGGATTGTCGCCAGAGAACTCCTGCGACCCGGTCCAGTCCTCGCCAGGGCGTGCGGCTTGCAGATGTGCGTCCAGTCGGTTGAGCGCTTGCATTAGCCGCGGAGACCCAAATGCTTGCTGTGCCAAAGCATCCAGTTCGTGTCGCTGCTCTTCGCTCAGGCTGTTGCGGAAGCGTTGCGCGGCAGCGGCTCGTTTCGCCAGCGAGTCCAGCAGCTCCTCGACATTGCGCGGGTTTTCCGGGAAGAACTCGCCGTGCTTGTCCATGAATTCTTGAAAATCCTGCCGAGTGTCCTCGCAGCGGGCGTGCTTGTCCAGCAGGTCGTTGAGGTCGTCGAGCATCTCATTGACACGCTGGCGATCCTCATCGGTGGCGTGTGACAGCGCCTGTTTCATGCCCGCGAAGCGTTGGTCCAGCATCTCGCGGCCGAGCAAATCCTTGATCTGCTCGTAGGATTCGCGGGCCTCGCCGCTGCGCCAGGTGTAGTCGGACAGTTCCTGGACAGCCTTGGCCGGTGACGGCGGAAGCGCGTCCAGTTGCAGCTCAGCGAAGCGGGCGTCGTCGTCCAGCGCGCGGGCCAGTGCCTTGCGTTCGGCCAGCACAGCCTCGTCGAGCAGCTTTTTAATCTCCTGCAGGAGGCCGTCTAAGTTGTTGCGGCGCAACAACTCCCGTCGGAGTCGGTTCGCCTCAGCTGCTAGCCGGTCGGCCCCGGTCATAGTCTTGGTACCCCGCCGCAGCAGCTCGGACAGGGCGCGCCGGGGCGAGGTGCCCGCCATGACGTCCTGGCCGATCTGTTCCAGGGCCTCACGCAGATCCACCGGCGGGGCCAGCGGGTCGGGTCCACCGGTATACGCCGAGTAGCGCGACGAGTGTCCCCTACCCATAGACGGTTTGGCCTTGCCCGGACACCTTGTCGATACGCTTCGCGAGGTACAACGCCTCCAACGCCAGTTCCAGCGCCGCGGCGCGTTCTCCTTCGGATTCGGCGCTCAGTTTCCTCGCGATTCTGTCCACAACCGGCAATCCCGGGACGGCGGCCAACACATCCTTAGCCGACACCCGCTCGCCCGTCGTCACCGCGGCACCGCCCTCGACGGCAGCCACCAACGAGCCGACGTCCACAGCGTTCGGGCCGCCCAGCACCCTCGAGGCGGTGTCCGCGGTCGCGCGGCGCAACAGGTGCTCGAGCACCGCCTGTTCGCGGCCTTCCTCGCCGGACTCAAACTCCAGCTTGCCGCGCAGCACATCGATCACAGTGCCCAGGTCGACGATCCGGGCTACCGGATCGGTCTCTCCCAACACCGCGCCGCGGTGCCGGGCAGCGGCCGCGACCGTCTCGGCGGCCGCGATCGCGAACCGCGCCGACACCCCGGACCGCTGATCGATCGAAGGGGACTCCCGCAGGTAACGGGCAAACCGCGCGATCACCTGCGTCAGGTAGTCGGGCAGCTGTGCGCTCAGGTGTGCTTCTTGGGCGATGACGCCCATCTCCGCCTCCAGCTCTTGCGGGTAATGGGTGCGGATCTCGGCGCCGAATCGGTCTTTGAGCGGAGTGATGATGCGACCACGGTTGGTGTAGTCCTCGGGGTTGGCGCTGGCGACCACCAACACGTCCAGCGGCAGCCGCAAAGTGTAGCCGCGAACCTGGATGTCGCGTTCCTCCATGACGTTGAGCATCGATACCTGGATGCGTTCGGCGAGGTCGGGCAGTTCGTTGACCGCCACGATGCCGCGGTGGGCGCGCGGGATAAGCCCGTAGGCGATGGTCTCGGGATCCCCGAGGCTGCGCCCCTCGGCGACTTTGATCGGGTCGATGTCACCAACCAGGTCGGCGACGCTGGTATCGGGGGTGGCCAGCTTCTCGGTGTAGCGTTCACTGCGGTGCTTCCACTCCACCGGCAGGGCGTCGCCGAGCTCATCGGCCCGCCGGATCGACTCCGGCGTGATCGGGGAGTACGGATGCTCACCCAGCTCGGCGCAGGCGATCACCGGCGTCCACTCGTCGAGCAGTCCGACCAACGCCCGCAGTAGCCGAGTCTTGCCTTGCCCGCGTTCGCCGAGCAGGACGAAGTCATGACCTGCGATCAGCGCCCGCTCCAGCTGCGGCAACACGGTCTCGTCAAACCCCAGGATGCCCGGCCAAACATCGTCTCCCTCGGCCAGCGCGGTCAGCAGATTCTCGCGGATTTCCTGCTTGACTCCCCGTTCACGATGACCGGAGGCGCGTAATTCGCCGACCGTGCGGGGCAGATTGCTCGGTGAAGTCACCACTCCACGCTACGACGGGATACGGACATGCGTAATGGTTCTTCAGTTGAACAGTGGGCCGCGGTGCCCGTGGACTCAGCTAGCGAGGTGGGGCTGTGCTTCGAGAACCGCTCGGGCCGCGATCCGACCCGCGTCCAGGGCGGCATCAACCTTCTTGAAGTCCAACGGATGGATCGATGAAACGTCCGGCTCGATGATGGCCGCGATTCGCGGAAGCTCGCGCAGATTCGCGGTGGAGGCCGCAAGATCAAAGGCGCGAAGCAGCGTCTCTTGTAACGGCGGTAGGGCAACATCGGTCCCGGTCAATAGCCGCCGGACGAACGCGGGAGGTTGAACGAACGACGGCAGCAGACCAAAGCCCTTCGACGGCACGTACGTTCGACGCAGATCGACGCAGATGACTTCGCCGTCTGGGTCGGCGCACATCACGTCGGCCGGAAGGTTGTTCAACAGTCCACCGTCGACCAGGATCTGCTTGCCATATTGGACAGGCGGCAGGATACCGGGGATCGCGATCGAGGCGCGCACCCCGACCGACATCGGCCCGCGCCGATGGATCACCTGATCGCCCGTGGTGAGGTCTGCCGAAACGCAGAAGAACTCTCGTGGCAAGTGCTCGATCAAGGTGCCGCCACAGAATTTGTCGATTACCCGATCGAAGCGTCCACCTCGAGTGAGAGCGACGGCCGGGACCGCGTAATCGCCTAATGGGTTGGCCTGCGCAAAGAACTCATGGACATTAGCGATCGCATCATGGGGGTCCATCCCGAGCGCGAAGCCCGCAGCCGCAAGAGCACCCGCGCTCGTTCCGCCAAACCGATCGATGACAACGCCCGCCCGAGTGAGCTCGTCGTAAACACCAAAATGTGCCAGCCCTCGAACGCCGCCACCTGCCAGCACCAGACCTAGGGATCGGCCGGCGATTCTGCGGGCGAGCGCACCGATGCCATTGTCGTCGGCGTGGTGGTGTGAGATCGGGTCCAGCAGATCCCACCAACTCGGATCCGGTTCTGCGATGCACGTAATCAGGTGGACTGGCCCGTGAGTAACAAGTTGATCGACCGCCTCCGGAGGATGTGGTTGGTCCACCAGCACCACAAGTCGGTCACTCTGCGCGCCAACAAATCGTCGCCACAGGTCGCCTGAGCCTCGGTCGGCCACCACCAGGACCCAATCGTTGCTTCGCTCCGCCCGATCCAGGGTTGCGCTGAACGCTTCGACAAACTCGCCGTAATCACCGACTGCGGCCGTTGTGTCGACGGGCGGCGCGACCACGGCGGTCTTGCCGTAGCAGGCCAGGCGCGTCGCCACCGCGTCGACAATCGGCGCCGCGGCCGCGTCCCCCGTCGAGAGGATGCCGATGACCCGGGGACGCCGAGAGATGTTCGCAGATCGAGACTCGCGAAGCATCCCCGCCATTGCACGCAGCATCACCGATTGCAGTTGCGGAGTCGTGGTGAGCAGATCGGTAAACGTGTCAGCGGCCACCTTCCAGACGAAACCGTCCCGAAGAGCCCGTACATCAGCCGACCGGACAGTCCCCGCGATCACGCCCAGCTCCCCGATCGAGTCACCGGATGCCATCTCAGAAATCACGTGTTCATCGACATCGACAGCGGCGAATCGCCCCGAGTCAACTATGTAGATGGCGTCCGATGGATCTCCCATCCGAAAGAGCCACTCGTTGGCCTGGACATGGTAGCGATCTACGGCGCTACAGAGACGATCGATCTGGTCGTCGTCGACGTCGGCGAGTATCGGCACACTCCGCAACGCAGTTCGCTTATCCACCCCACGCCGGTTGCGCCGCGGCCGTTCATCGCCCACTGGTGCACCCGCCATCAGCTCGGCAGGTCGCCGACCGTGGCTGGATCGCTGATACCCGCGAGGTGCTGTTTGAATGCCATGATCGCAGCAGCGTATCGGGTTCTTTGTGGCCTCGTAGTCGAATGCCGCGGCCGACAACGGGTAATGCGAGCACCTACGCCCGCTGCGTGGCCACACAGCGGGAACAAGATCGCGGCCGCATCGAGCAGACCGACACCATGAGTCGATGCGTCGGCAGCAGGTTTAAGTGGCATCCGGAAACAATAGCCATACGAATGTTTCGTGCGTATGTCACGCAACTGGTCAGGCCCAGCGCCCCGGGCCTGACTCGCCTGGCCGCACCCGGTCTAGTGCGCGAAGTGGCGAGCTCCGGTGAGATACAAACTGACCCCAGCGTTGGCCGCGGCTGCGGTAACTTCCTCGTCACGCACGGAGCCTCCGGGGTGCACTATCGCCGTGACTCCGGCCGCGGCCAGCGTCTGAAGTCCGTCAGCGAAGGGGAAGAACGCGTCGGAGGCCGCCACCGCGCCACGGACCCGGTCGCCGCCACGCTCAACGGCCAGGCGGGCGGCGTCAACCCGGTTGACCTGACCCATGCCAACACCGATAGTCGCGCCGTCGGCGGCAATCACGATCGCGTTCGACTTCACCGCACGGCAGGCACGCCACGCAAAGACCAAGTCCGTCAACGTCGCTGGGCCGGCCGGTGATCCGGTCGCCAAGGTCCAGTTCGCCGGGTTGTCACCGGCCGCGTCAAGCTGGTCGGGTTGCTGGATCAACAGTCCCCCACTGACCGGCCGCAGCTCGCTACCCCCGCGTAGCGGTTCAGAGGCCACCAAAACCCGGACATTCTTTTTGCGGGCCAGCACGTCGACGGCGCCTGGCGCGTAGGCGGGCGCAACGATCACCTCGGTAAAAATGGTGCTCACGTACTCTGCCATCTCAAGGCTGACTTCGGTGTTGGCGGCGATAACTCCGCCGTAGGCACTCAGCGGGTCGCAGTTGTGGGCCTTGCGATGTGCGTCGGCGACCGACACCGACGAGATTGCAATCCCGCATGGGTTGGCGTGCTTGATGATTGCCACGCACGACTGCTCGTGGTCGAAGGCAGCACGCCAGGCCGCGTCTGCGTCGGTGAAGTTGTTGTAGGACATATCTTTCCCGTGCAGCTGCTCGGCCTGCGCCAGGCCCGGCCAGGCACTGGGGTCGCTGTACAGGGCCGCCTGCTGATGCGGGTTCTCGCCGTAGCGCAGCATTGCCGAGCGACGCCAGCTCCGGCCAAACCACTGCGGAAACGCCGTCGGTGGCTGTTCGGGCGCCAGCGTCGACTGCATCCAGCTGGCGACGGCGATGTCGTACTCCGCGGTGTGCTGAAATGCCATCGACGCCAGCCTTTTACGCTCAGCGAGGGTGAATCCGCCGCCGCGCACCGCAGCAAGCACGCCAGCGTACCCGAGCGGGTCGGTGACCACCGCCACGCTGGGATGGTTCTTCGCGGCCGCCCGCACCATCGAAGGTCCGCCGATATCGATCTGCTCGACACATTCGTCGACCGTCGCACCGGACTCGACCGTCTGGCTGAACGGATACAAGTTGACGACAACTAGTTCGAATGCCTCGATTCCGAGTTGCTCAAGCGCCGCGGCGTGCTCGGGT is a genomic window containing:
- a CDS encoding DUF1707 SHOCT-like domain-containing protein; translation: MSNSAQRDAKGARDEPLRAADTDRIQIAQLLAYAAEQGRLELKDYEDRLTRAYAATTYQELEQLRADLPGSQVNARRGGNPNPAPSTLLLALMSGFERRGRWNVPKKLTTFSLWGSGVLDLRYADFTSTEVELHAYSVMGVQTILLPPEVNVEISGHGVMGSFDRQVLGQGTPGAPTVKIRGFSLWGGVGIKRKARRPRR
- a CDS encoding alpha/beta hydrolase — encoded protein: MTLNLVDIEHWDPAAITTVFGAATKRAHGTRTASDALREIMRLLDFGGDTAAAAQAATYRTALILDTHADACEAAARAAEKSADEVAAIKWRLQMIRQTALDHQLTIVDTTGAVLPPSNLSSLTAGAQNCILDTAIMLRENISQLLADAETADEDLAAAVRGAGGELSPEQVDAEISHEPPRMPHLPPPGSSPDVVNTWWRSLIPYQQDRVKQWFGNTIRNLDGIPTEVRDELNIPVLQREITRLQNGWCDGNGVWHQDTDKLADLKQLRDTLTAHRGVSLILLDTISNPDKVLAAVGVGDVDNALRVGVTVGGMNARVSSTVAQMVSEAHAQRNKAVDLRKRAGVANPGAVACVSWLGYDTPDSLREVTHDWLARAGAGPLNSFYKGLAATTAVADQHITAFGHSYGSLTTSLALQQGAPVHDVVLYGSPGAELSNAAALGVEPGHAYYMIAGNDAVAGLIPFTGVFGRGLQDVPGFIELSTQSGFALDGKSGDGQWNCGAYGHAEYTRVDANQRLRMSGYNLAAVLAGLPNDLIKPPPPAIPPQQAPIIIAGP
- a CDS encoding cyclic nucleotide-binding and patatin-like phospholipase domain-containing protein, with the translated sequence MGDERPRRNRRGVDKRTALRSVPILADVDDDQIDRLCSAVDRYHVQANEWLFRMGDPSDAIYIVDSGRFAAVDVDEHVISEMASGDSIGELGVIAGTVRSADVRALRDGFVWKVAADTFTDLLTTTPQLQSVMLRAMAGMLRESRSANISRRPRVIGILSTGDAAAAPIVDAVATRLACYGKTAVVAPPVDTTAAVGDYGEFVEAFSATLDRAERSNDWVLVVADRGSGDLWRRFVGAQSDRLVVLVDQPHPPEAVDQLVTHGPVHLITCIAEPDPSWWDLLDPISHHHADDNGIGALARRIAGRSLGLVLAGGGVRGLAHFGVYDELTRAGVVIDRFGGTSAGALAAAGFALGMDPHDAIANVHEFFAQANPLGDYAVPAVALTRGGRFDRVIDKFCGGTLIEHLPREFFCVSADLTTGDQVIHRRGPMSVGVRASIAIPGILPPVQYGKQILVDGGLLNNLPADVMCADPDGEVICVDLRRTYVPSKGFGLLPSFVQPPAFVRRLLTGTDVALPPLQETLLRAFDLAASTANLRELPRIAAIIEPDVSSIHPLDFKKVDAALDAGRIAARAVLEAQPHLAS
- a CDS encoding vWA domain-containing protein; translated protein: MGRGHSSRYSAYTGGPDPLAPPVDLREALEQIGQDVMAGTSPRRALSELLRRGTKTMTGADRLAAEANRLRRELLRRNNLDGLLQEIKKLLDEAVLAERKALARALDDDARFAELQLDALPPSPAKAVQELSDYTWRSGEARESYEQIKDLLGREMLDQRFAGMKQALSHATDEDRQRVNEMLDDLNDLLDKHARCEDTRQDFQEFMDKHGEFFPENPRNVEELLDSLAKRAAAAQRFRNSLSEEQRHELDALAQQAFGSPRLMQALNRLDAHLQAARPGEDWTGSQEFSGDNPFGMSEGTQALTDIAELEQLAEQLSQSYPGATMDDVDLDALARQLGDQAAIDARTLAELERALVNQGFLDRGSDGQWRLSPKAMRRLGETALRDVVQQLSGRRGERDHRRSGAAGELTGATRPWQFGDTEPWHISRTLTNAVLRQAGTAPLNGPSGPLRIAVDDVEVSETETRTQAAVALLVDTSFSMVMENRWLPMKRTALALNHLVCTRFRSDALQIIAFGRYARTVTAAELTGLEGVYEQGTNLHHALALAGRHLRRHPSAQPVVLVVTDGEPTAHLEDVDGDGSAVFFDYPPHPRTIAHTVRGFDDMARLGAQVTIFRLGSDPGLARFIDQVARRVEGRVVVPDLDGLGAAVVGDYLRSRRRR
- a CDS encoding LppA family lipoprotein translates to MNKRGVVVAVLSAMAAVLTGCVDPATYNPNPIPGHGELDRLQKIVNQRPDLETVVQQLASIDVTIRATITKYSSATQFSTVQVSHQINGCSGPFIAAIGRQQDTDLFFGSPAPTSAQWLQIVTELAPVFAAANFRPNNSAPGSPPLPLGAPNNSQISDDGALINLVNGDSDSPLDYSTDTGCHLPAAWRTAPPPPSMRPGNDPNVHYPYLYESPGGRG
- the purH gene encoding bifunctional phosphoribosylaminoimidazolecarboxamide formyltransferase/IMP cyclohydrolase, producing MSTDESKRPIRRALISVYDKTGLIDLAQGLSAAGVDIVSTGSTAKAIADKGISVTPVEELTGFPEVLDGRVKTLHPRVHAGLLADLRKPEHAAALEQLGIEAFELVVVNLYPFSQTVESGATVDECVEQIDIGGPSMVRAAAKNHPSVAVVTDPLGYAGVLAAVRGGGFTLAERKRLASMAFQHTAEYDIAVASWMQSTLAPEQPPTAFPQWFGRSWRRSAMLRYGENPHQQAALYSDPSAWPGLAQAEQLHGKDMSYNNFTDADAAWRAAFDHEQSCVAIIKHANPCGIAISSVSVADAHRKAHNCDPLSAYGGVIAANTEVSLEMAEYVSTIFTEVIVAPAYAPGAVDVLARKKNVRVLVASEPLRGGSELRPVSGGLLIQQPDQLDAAGDNPANWTLATGSPAGPATLTDLVFAWRACRAVKSNAIVIAADGATIGVGMGQVNRVDAARLAVERGGDRVRGAVAASDAFFPFADGLQTLAAAGVTAIVHPGGSVRDEEVTAAAANAGVSLYLTGARHFAH
- a CDS encoding ATP-binding protein, with amino-acid sequence MVTSPSNLPRTVGELRASGHRERGVKQEIRENLLTALAEGDDVWPGILGFDETVLPQLERALIAGHDFVLLGERGQGKTRLLRALVGLLDEWTPVIACAELGEHPYSPITPESIRRADELGDALPVEWKHRSERYTEKLATPDTSVADLVGDIDPIKVAEGRSLGDPETIAYGLIPRAHRGIVAVNELPDLAERIQVSMLNVMEERDIQVRGYTLRLPLDVLVVASANPEDYTNRGRIITPLKDRFGAEIRTHYPQELEAEMGVIAQEAHLSAQLPDYLTQVIARFARYLRESPSIDQRSGVSARFAIAAAETVAAAARHRGAVLGETDPVARIVDLGTVIDVLRGKLEFESGEEGREQAVLEHLLRRATADTASRVLGGPNAVDVGSLVAAVEGGAAVTTGERVSAKDVLAAVPGLPVVDRIARKLSAESEGERAAALELALEALYLAKRIDKVSGQGQTVYG